The segment TGGCAAACATCTTGATCCCGAAAGGAACCATTCCAAACCATTGTTGCGACCAGGAGAGTCGATTATCCCTTCGCTCTCTTCGTCTTTCCCTCCGCTGATCCTTCGGGGTATCCATATATTGCACTGCCTGTTGTACCAGATATTTAATATAGTCCTGGGAAGACATCTGGTTCACCTCCCTTGCCATAGGATAACCTGAACGGGAAAGATTAAACCCCCTTACAAACCGACTGATGTCTGTGACCGCCACACCTTCAATATCCGCTCACCTGTCTCCTCAGGGGTTTCTCCCGTGGTATCCAGTTTCAGATCAGCAAAATCATATGAAGCCCTTCGTTCACGTTTTAACCGGGTAATCCGTTCTTTCAAGTCTCCCTGTAGCAAAGGGCGGGACTCGTCTCCCTGCAAACGTCGACATAGCTCTTCCACTGAAGCATCCAACGCTACTATCCACCCTTTTTTCCTCATCCAATCCACATTTTCACTCCGTAAAACCACACCACCTCCAGTGGTGATGATATGAGGAGACTCTTGCAGAACTTCCTTTAGTATACGGGTCTCCCAGTCCCGGAAATAATTTTCTCCCTGACTGCAGAAAATATGCGGGATTTCAACTCCCAGAGTCTGCTCCACTCTCTGATCCGTATCTGTCACTTTCTGGTGGGTTTTCTTTCCCAGATAACCTCCGATTGTACTTTTTCCTGTTCCCATCATTCCGATTAAAATGATGTGTCGGTTCATCACACTGTTTCCTTCCTTTCACCTGATTTACAAACAGACCCGAGCCTTACCTGAAACATGATTTCTCCCATGATAACCTCTTGTTCAGCATTTATCATCTCATCCAGATTTTATTTTAGCTAAAGGATTAATAAGTTCCTGGAGTTGAACAAGTTGAGCTTAAGAAAGGGGCCAAAGAGCTTGGAAACGGAAAACTTTAGGCAATCCAGGATATCCACGCCTAAACTTGATTTTTACTCCAATCAATAAGCTAATCCTGTCTAACGGTAAAGAATTGAACATCGATATCAACTTTCTAATGGATGGATTGAAAAAAATAGTATGAGGGCAAGGGGGAAAATGATAACCTTGTGATGTTTCTGTCGAAGAAACCTGTGGATCAGGCGGACAGCATTCGACAGATTCCTGGACAAGATGATGAAAAAACCGGGGAGCGTGAGAAAGTCCAAGGACCGGATCTATCTCCGGTCCCCTGTATTTATTCATTCCGCATCGATTAAAAAATGGTGAAATCCCATTCCTTGACGATGTGCTGAAGTAACATCACTCCTGCTGTACTGTTCCCAACATCATCGATGGAAGGGCCATAGATTCCTATGCCGCATCCCTGATTAAATGGAAGATTCTCCGTGAGGTTTCTTCCTCTCGGGGGAATGGAAGCCAATATACCCCCAGAAACACCGCTCTTTGCCGGAACACCCACGAAGGCGGCGAATTTTCCGGATGCGTTATACATCCCGCAGGTAAGCATGAGTGCTTTTGCTATTCGGGTCAATTCCTTGGACAGGATCTGTTTTTTACGAAAAGGATGGTAGCCATCCAACGCAAGAATCAACCCCATTTGGGCCAAGTCTTTGGTATGGATCTCTATGGAACACTGCTTTAAATAAACTTCCAGTATGTCATCCACTTCTCCGTTTAGATACCCCATTTCTTTCAAATAAAAGGCCAGCGCACGATTTCGGTAGGCTGTCTCCCACTCTGATTGAAAAACTTCCATGTTTATTTCGGGTTTTCGGTCGATGATCTCAGAGAGAAAGCTTAAAAGAGAATCGATTTTTTCAGAAGGAGTTTTCCCCGGCAGCATCCCGGCCACATTAATTGCACCGGCATTAATCATGGGATTAAAGGGTTTGCCTGGTTTATTCATTTCCAAACGGACTATGGAGTTAAAAGCATCCCCCGTCGGTTCTACATCCACCCACTCTAACATCCGGGAAATTCCGTGATATTGACATGCGCATAAAAAGCTGATCACTTTGGAAATACTCTGCATGGTAAAAGGAATTTCCGAATCCCCTGCCCTTATGGTCGTACCATCCGGTCCCACAATCACAATACCCAGGTGGGAAGGGTTCGCTTGAGCAAGTGCCGGGATATAGGAGGCGCAATGCCCGTTTTTGGTATAGGTTTTATAGTTGTCGACCCAACTCTTCAGATCATGTTCATTTTTTATCTGATAATCCGTACCTGCTGATTTCGACAGCTGCATCATTTATTTCTCTCTCCTCGTTCAAAATACTGCTGTTGGCCATATGACAACACCATTGGGTTGCCCGCAGACAGTTGGAGTGATTGGGAAAATCTCCGGCACTGAAAGGGTTCCAACTAAACTTCCTCGAACCTATAACGAAAGCAAGAGGCTGACAATCTTCCAATACCTGCATGCAACATCCAAAACAGGGTATCCTTATGTTCAGGAATACCTCTGGTTACTGAAGAAAAATATTCAGCAGTACCTTCCAATATAGCACTGTCAGCAATCACGTTAAAAGATTTAATCCATCCAAAGAACATTGGGCCACTGTTTGAACATTGATCAGATACGGCTATCATCGGGCCTCAGTTTGGTGCAGAATCATCCCCAAAAAAGAAAAGAGAGTGCTTGAAACATATGTAACGCTACCTTTTATTAAAATGAAAGAGGTGTCAGGTACCGCACTGGCGGTGCCTGACACCCTCATTTCGTCCATAATGAACCCACAAATTACCCCCTTTGTCTTCCATGTGAATCCCTCTGCAGCCTTCAGCGAGTTTCTCCCTTTGGGCGGAAATATCATCCATCTTGATCGGTGTGATTTCCGTCCATGATGCTTCCGGATCTATGACTAAATCTTTTACAAAGATATAGCGCAATTGCCCGCCGTATTTTTCTTTTAATGCTGCAATCTGCATACCTTGAGAAAACTTATCCTTTAAACTGGGAATATTAAACGGTGCAACGGTACAACAAATATAGCGGTATGGATGATCTTTCTTAGCCAGTTCCTGCATAATCAGTGTTGCCAGCGTTTTTTGCAATCGGTTGCCGCGGTAAGCCGGAAGGACACTTGATATTTCCTGATAGATTACCTTTGGCAACTCGTTTTCCGGTAATCCGATATCCCGGCCTAAGTGCTCCCCATCAATCGTCGGAACGAGCAATGCACGGAAGGCAATCAGTTTATCCCCTGTGTAAGCCCCAAGTACCAAACCGTTTCCTTCTAAAATATATACAAACTCTTCCCTTGTAAGCGGCTGTAAGGTCTCTTTTTTCTTAAGGTAAAAAACAACCTCTTCTTGTACATGTAAAATATCAGCCAAATCATCCTCCGTTAATTTCCGGACCACATATCCCTGGCCCACTTGGGCCCCATTCTGAATTCTCCCCTCAAAAATAGATTTCACGAATTCTCCTCCTTATTGAACAACATCCGAAAACAAGGTTAACTCCCTCAATGCTTCTTCATTAATGTTTATTCCCAATCCCGGATTTTCTGTTAAGCGGATAAACGGTACATCATATGCTGATTCTAATTCACCGATATCTTTTGAGAACTTTAAAGGACCTGTAAGTTCTACACTTGTAATAATTTTTTTGGAAAAAGCAACATGGAATCCTGCTGCAGACCCGACTGAGGATTCAACCATTGAACCAATCTGGCATTCAATCCCTGCCAGCTCAGCTTGATGCGCCAGCTTGACGGCAGGATAAATTCCTCCGCATTTCATTAACTTGATGTTTACTTTATCAGCCGCTCTTTTTTGAACAATTTCACGCATTTCACGGGTTCCTTTTAAACCTTCATCAATCATCAAGGGGATGGACGTTTTGGATTTCACCTCAACCATTCCATCTATATCGTCAGCAACAAGGGGCTGTTCCACCCAATCGATTTGCTGATCATGCAGTTGGTTTAATGCTGCTAAAGTAGTAGCACTGTTTTTCCAGCCCTGGTTGACATCGACACGTATGGTGATTTCCGGTCCCACTTCAGCGCGAACCGCTTTAATTCTCTCTACATCTTCCCTGACATTGGTTCCCACTTTCATTTTAAAAGAGCGGTATCCTTTTTCCACCATTAAAGCTGCTTCCTTGGCCAATTTTTCAGGTTCTCCAATACTCAGTACATGGGTAATGGAGAATTCCTTATGATAACGTCCCCCGATGAGTTGGTAGACAGGTTGCTGCAATTTTTTTCCCATGATATCAAAGCAGGCGATGTCGATGGCGGCTTTAGCAGTAGGAGCCGTATAAATGGTCTGATTCATAAGGTCGTGGATTTTCTCGATCTCCATTGGATTTTTCCCTAACAAAGCAGGTCCAAGTATATTTTTGATAATATAAAAGACTCCCTCCCACGATTCACCTGTCACATGTTCATCTGCCACCCCTTCACCATAGCCTGTGATTCCCTCATCTGTTTCGATTTTTACAATGACTGATGGCATATGATGGTAGGACTCATAACTGATCACAAATGGTTCATTTAAAGGTAAATGAATCGCATAAAGATGGATGGCTGTAATTTTCATATTATTCGTCCCCTTCTTTACAAGTATCTGCTTCATTTGTATAATCGTCGTTATATAGACGCTAATTTTTTTAGGAGATGCTGAAAAATGAATATAAA is part of the Kroppenstedtia pulmonis genome and harbors:
- a CDS encoding YqzE family protein yields the protein MSSQDYIKYLVQQAVQYMDTPKDQRRERRRERRDNRLSWSQQWFGMVPFGIKMFAMDQRSRFERKAP
- a CDS encoding shikimate kinase, which translates into the protein MNRHIILIGMMGTGKSTIGGYLGKKTHQKVTDTDQRVEQTLGVEIPHIFCSQGENYFRDWETRILKEVLQESPHIITTGGGVVLRSENVDWMRKKGWIVALDASVEELCRRLQGDESRPLLQGDLKERITRLKRERRASYDFADLKLDTTGETPEETGERILKVWRSQTSVGL
- a CDS encoding glutaminase, with translation MQLSKSAGTDYQIKNEHDLKSWVDNYKTYTKNGHCASYIPALAQANPSHLGIVIVGPDGTTIRAGDSEIPFTMQSISKVISFLCACQYHGISRMLEWVDVEPTGDAFNSIVRLEMNKPGKPFNPMINAGAINVAGMLPGKTPSEKIDSLLSFLSEIIDRKPEINMEVFQSEWETAYRNRALAFYLKEMGYLNGEVDDILEVYLKQCSIEIHTKDLAQMGLILALDGYHPFRKKQILSKELTRIAKALMLTCGMYNASGKFAAFVGVPAKSGVSGGILASIPPRGRNLTENLPFNQGCGIGIYGPSIDDVGNSTAGVMLLQHIVKEWDFTIF
- a CDS encoding GNAT family N-acetyltransferase, coding for MKSIFEGRIQNGAQVGQGYVVRKLTEDDLADILHVQEEVVFYLKKKETLQPLTREEFVYILEGNGLVLGAYTGDKLIAFRALLVPTIDGEHLGRDIGLPENELPKVIYQEISSVLPAYRGNRLQKTLATLIMQELAKKDHPYRYICCTVAPFNIPSLKDKFSQGMQIAALKEKYGGQLRYIFVKDLVIDPEASWTEITPIKMDDISAQREKLAEGCRGIHMEDKGGNLWVHYGRNEGVRHRQCGT
- a CDS encoding mandelate racemase/muconate lactonizing enzyme family protein → MKITAIHLYAIHLPLNEPFVISYESYHHMPSVIVKIETDEGITGYGEGVADEHVTGESWEGVFYIIKNILGPALLGKNPMEIEKIHDLMNQTIYTAPTAKAAIDIACFDIMGKKLQQPVYQLIGGRYHKEFSITHVLSIGEPEKLAKEAALMVEKGYRSFKMKVGTNVREDVERIKAVRAEVGPEITIRVDVNQGWKNSATTLAALNQLHDQQIDWVEQPLVADDIDGMVEVKSKTSIPLMIDEGLKGTREMREIVQKRAADKVNIKLMKCGGIYPAVKLAHQAELAGIECQIGSMVESSVGSAAGFHVAFSKKIITSVELTGPLKFSKDIGELESAYDVPFIRLTENPGLGININEEALRELTLFSDVVQ